Proteins encoded together in one Telopea speciosissima isolate NSW1024214 ecotype Mountain lineage chromosome 6, Tspe_v1, whole genome shotgun sequence window:
- the LOC122666016 gene encoding probable carboxylesterase 8, with translation MADQSTPASSVDIYALLSLRKNPDGTITRLASPVPEVPATGDGVDADVFTKDVPLNTANNISVRIYRPKNATKGSNLPLIIYFHGGGFILCSVASLPFNEVCIRMARELSAIIVSVDYRLAPEHRLPAAYDDGVEAVQWVKNQALDQSNGEPWLRDYIDFSKCFMMGGSAGANIVYYVAFRLWSLGLDQLQPVKISGLILHQPFVGGVQRKASELRKVDDPLVPYPSTDLMWELCLPIDTDRNHDYCNPMVKGLSESEIEALNSQSCLVCIGGEDPLLDHQKEFTKMLKGSGVKFVEFYDEKACHAVEFREPQKCEGLFKAYREFIY, from the coding sequence ATGGCGGATCAATCTACGCCAGCAAGCTCTGTTGATATCTACGCACTTCTCAGTCTCCGCAAAAACCCTGACGGAACAATCACTCGACTCGCATCCCCAGTCCCCGAAGTGCCAGCCACCGGTGACGGTGTCGATGCCGACGTGTTCACGAAAGACGTTCCTCTAAATACGGCCAACAACATCTCCGTCAGAATCTACCGCCCTAAAAACGCTACCAAGGGTTCCAATCTGCCTCTAATAATCTACTTCCATGGCGGTGGTTTCATCCTCTGCAGCGTCGCTTCTCTACCTTTCAATGAAGTATGCATCCGCATGGCTCGTGAACTCTCCGCCATCATCGTCTCCGTCGATTACCGTCTTGCTCCAGAGCACCGCCTCCCCGCGGCCTACGACGATGGAGTCGAAGCAGTCCAGTGGGTCAAGAATCAAGCCTTAGATCAATCCAACGGCGAGCCTTGGTTGAGGGATTATATCGATTTCTCAAAGTGTTTCATGATGGGCGGCAGCGCCGGTGCGAATATTGTGTATTATGTGGCATTTCGGTTGTGGAGTTTGGGATTAGATCAACTTCAGCCAGTGAAGATCAGTGGATTGATACTGCACCAGCCTTTCGTCGGTGGGGTCCAAAGGAAAGCATCAGAGCTGAGAAAGGTAGACGATCCGCTGGTGCCGTATCCGTCGACGGATCTGATGTGGGAGTTGTGTTTGCCAATCGACACCGATCGTAATCACGATTATTGTAACCCTATGGTGAAGGGGTTATCAGAATCGGAAATCGAAGCGTTGAATAGCCAGAGTTGCTTGGTTTGCATCGGTGGAGAAGACCCGTTGTTGGACCATCAGAAGGAATTTACGAAGATGTTGAAAGGGAGTGGAGTGAAGTTCGTGGAGTTCTACGATGAAAAGGCTTGTCATGCTGTCGAATTCCGTGAACCACAAAAGTGTGAGGGTCTGTTCAAGGCCTATAGAGAATTCATCTActga
- the LOC122666017 gene encoding probable carboxylesterase 8, translating into MGYQSMPVDAYPRLIFLKNPDGTIKMPQFPEVPATGDGVDADVLTKDVPLNAAKNTSVRIYRPKNATKHSNLPLIIYFHGGGFILCRVASVPFDELCIRMARELSAIIVSVDYRLAPEHRLPAAYEDGVEAVQWVKNQASDQSNGEPWLRDYVDFSKCFIMGGSAGGNMVYNVGLRLWSLGLDQLKPVKISGLILSQPFFGGVQRTESELRKINDPLVPYPTTDLMWELSLPIGTDRNHDYCNPMVKGLSKSDIEALKSQSCLIIIGGEDSLMDHQIEFMKMLEGSGVNFVEFYDEKAPHSIELFEPEKCEDLFKAITEFIY; encoded by the coding sequence atggGATATCAATCTATGCCAGTTGATGCCTACCCACGACTCATTTTCCTCAAAAACCCTGACGGAACAATCAAAATGCCCCAATTTCCCGAAGTGCCAGCCACTGGTGACGGCGTCGATGCCGATGTGTTAACGAAAGACGTTCCTCTAAATGCGGCCAAAAACACATCCGTCAGAATCTACCGCCCTAAAAACGCTACCAAACATTCCAATCTGCCTCTAATAATCTACTTTCATGGCGGTGGTTTCATCCTTTGCAGGGTCGCTTCTGTACCTTTCGATGAACTATGCATCCGCATGGCTCGTGAACTCTCCGCCATTATCGTCTCCGTCGATTACCGTCTTGCTCCAGAGCACCGCCTCCCCGCGGCATACGAAGACGGCGTCGAAGCAGTCCAGTGGGTCAAGAATCAAGCCTCAGATCAATCCAACGGTGAGCCTTGGTTGAGGGATTACGTGGATTTCTCAAAGTGTTTCATCATGGGAGGCAGTGCAGGTGGGAATATGGTGTATAATGTGGGATTGCGGTTGTGGAGTTTGGGATTAGATCAACTTAAGCCAGTGAAGATCAGTGGATTGATACTGAGTCAGCCATTCTTCGGTGGGGTCCAAAGGACAGAATCAGAGCTGAGAAAGATAAACGATCCGCTCGTGCCGTATCCAACGACGGACCTGATGTGGGAGTTGTCTTTGCCAATCGGCACCGATCGTAATCACGATTATTGTAACCCTATGGTGAAAGGGTTATCAAAATCGGATATCGAAGCGTTGAAAAGCCAGAGTTGCTTGATTATAATCGGTGGAGAAGACTCGTTGATGGACCATCAGATAGAGTTTATGAAGATGTTGGAAGGGAGTGGAGTCAATTTCGTGGAGTTCTACGATGAAAAGGCTCCTCATTCTATCGAACTCTTTGAACCAGAGAAGTGTGAGGATCTGTTCAAGGCCATTACAGAATTCATCTACTGA